In Myxocyprinus asiaticus isolate MX2 ecotype Aquarium Trade chromosome 16, UBuf_Myxa_2, whole genome shotgun sequence, the genomic stretch ccattttgaatttaaatgcagaaatgcgaagcttataattttataaaagcacttatattaattcttctgttgaaacacATGTATTACTTGAGATGTAAACTTGttaaaatcatagtttttacaatcattttagggtttacagtgttacattgtcatggcaacaaagttgtaaaattgtatataactttacacagaaaaggttagcaagcagttttatcacactaaaataatgttaacactcatattgtttacatcttgtggctatacttttgaaacagagtattttaacatttatggattggccccattaattTGAAAACAACTAATGTTATCTCACCTGCATGTTCTCTCTGAGGTCCGTGGCTTCCCGTAGTGGCTGTGCAGCAGTTTTGAAGACTTCATCTACAGACTTGATGAGAAgtatcctcatggtggcgtattCCCGACCCCGTTTACTCTTGCGGACCGAAAGCCCCCTTTTGTGAGGCTTACCGCCTCCACGCCGATTCGTAATAGCCACATGGACGAAGAGCCAGGCGTGTGGTAACACTTCACCTGTTAGAGACTGAAGGGGAATGTGGCGGAAACCAGGCTGAATGCACTCGAACGGAATGGTGTACTGACCAATAAACTCATCCCCAATGTAGTCATCGTCCAAAACGACAAAGCGCACCATTGCCAGTTCCGGAAGATTAATCTGAAACTCAAAACTCTCATCAAAGATGGGATTGTCGCCATTCTGATGGACCGTTTTAGTCCTTTGCTCTGCGCAATCTGCAGGGATGCCGTGAATTTCAACGTAAACATAGGGATCTACGACATCACCTTTGGCACCTGAGCCTTTGGGTTTGGGAAAGTTTTGTCCACTAATAATCTTTATGTGAAGAAGCTGTGGAGACACACCAGGAACTGAGTCCTTAGTATTGGCACTGAAATAAGACACCTGCTCCCTCATGATGGCTGGGCGTAGTACGTAACCACAGTTGCCGTTTTGTCGAAACCAACCGATATTGAGGTCCATCATGAGACCCGGTGTTTGGTAGTTCATTGCTACTAATTGACAGCCACATTTCCAAAAGTCCTGAGGGTTCATGTTGCTGGAATCAATCCGCATTGGACTGGGATAAACCCTTGCCAGAAACTTCTTGTTGTAGTTAACAAAGTCCCCAGGGAAGTCTGTGGCACACCGACAAGCAAAGACCTCGTTGAAGGAGCAAAGCTCCCAGTGCTTCTGGTTCTGGAAAGCTGTCTGAAAGTCCTTAAACCGGACGGATTTACACAAGGTTACCAAGTCAGACAAGTCCTTGGAGAGCTGAAACCGTTTGGGTTGAGCAACTGTTTGCTGTTCGCCTCCCTCATTGTTCATTCGTTGAGACATTTCCGCGCCTTCATCCTCATCTGTCACCTCACCTTCGGAGCCTGTAAAGTTGCTCGCTAGTTTCTTTCCCTTCAAAAGAATCTTGCCCTTCAATTCCGAGGGGGACGGAAGGTAGTTGTCCTCAATGTTGGGAGGATCTGAGTGAATTTTGTCCCCAAGTATCTTTTTAAGGTGTTGAAACACTACCTTTTGTTGCTGTAAAGAGCAGTGGTTCTCCAAGCACAAGATCAAAGGAAATTCTGATGCCACGAAACCATATTTATTGATGATGTCAATGACACTGCGGAAGACGATCTGTGAGGTCTGTGTATGGCCAGTGTAAATGACTGGTTCATTATCTGGCCCATCCCACACATCAAGTTCCACACTTCTGCAGCCCATCTTTAGGGCACGGATGTACCCGGTTATATCTGATGGACCCCGGAACTGGTCCTCAATCAGATAGGTATTATGGGAAGAGTTGATGTAGTAGTGAGAAAGGGGTTGGTTCATATcttggcatactgttttttgtTCAGGATCAAATATGTGGCAGTCCGGTGACATGAGGTAATTGGTAAATCCATCCAAGGAAAGCCATCCCTTGAGTTGCCCCTCTTTTGAGGGTTCATATTTCTGAATAACTTCTATGCTGATGTCTTCACTCACTTTGGCCATACCTTGTTCTGCCTCCAAAAAAATCATCAAGTCCTTGGTATCGAGAAATTCCTTGTTGCTTGAGAACTGaaccaacaaaaaataaatctctGGTCTTGTGCAGAGGTCATGAAAGACTTCAATGAACTTCTCTTTGGTCACGTTGCAACCTGTTTTATCTTTTGCTTTGTGCAACTCCTTAAACTTGAGCTCTATCTTGACATTTTTCACTCCGGGACTTAACTTTTTGATCAGCTGTATGGCTGAACAAAGACTGATGCATTTTCCGCCAATCACATCGGCTTCGTCGAAGAGGTCGCCCAGCCAGGAGGCACGCATGCTGTCCTGGCTACTCTGAATCATGTTAAGGGTGTGCTTTCCATAAGATATAAGGTACCTGAGTCCCGTCACCCATATATTAGCTACATCCGCTGAATTTGCCACTAAATCGAGTGACTCGTAGTTCTCCCCATAAATAACGGAGAATGCACAATCCTCTGAAATTTGATCCGAAATTCCGTTGGTCCTAAAGGTGTCTGTGTTTTTACCAGTTCGCACCTCTTTAATAGATTTGACATCAATCTTGGCCTTGTCGGATTCTTTTTTGGATGGCTCCCACCGCAAAGACTGCATGTCAGCATCTAGGAGGAAGTAGCGATGGTAGACTCTTGAGTTGGAGCGTACTTTTCTCAGTTCCGAGCCGTCCACCATTGAATTAATGCAGTCGCTTGCACTGCTGATTTTCTTCTCTGTTGGCATGCTACTGAACGACACTGTCtttttcctttccttgcatcgCCTGGAGCCATCCtggaaaatgaaataattaaCCATAAGTACTGAACTACTTGACAATTATAAcgtgataaaaatataaaagtaaataagtaaaaagtaaaaaaaaaaaaaaaaaaactttctgcaataTGCAATCAAATTTTCagaaaattgcaaaataaaagGCTAAATTCATGAGCATTTCTTTAGTCAGGATTTTTTATCAACTTTGATGAGTAGAaaagtgttttggagaaaaaaaggtaaaaagtatgtttatttacatgcacaaagactttttattaaatatataaaattctataaaaaaaacatttgaattatttgaaaataattattgatcagatttaataaaaaatgtgacaTTTTCTGTGGAGTCTATATAACTTTTGTTACAATTAATAAGATAATGCATAGTTTgttaattttaaaacttaaagggtaaaatgattaaaaacaacacTGGGCAAGAAAGGCACACGTTTCAGGAAATTGCAagtctgatcgcttagaaaagtaatctCTCTTATACAAATCTATATGATTTCTTGTTAATCGCCAAAAGTTTAAAAATTAGGGTTAAGAGTCAGTTCAAAAACAGACTATGAGAGAAAAAAGAATGAGAATGTACCACTAAAAATCgatattttaataaagaaaagttGTACTGCTCtgataaaagaaaaatacattttgagcTATTAACCTATAGTACCACCCCTTGAAAAGCATCAGATTTTAAGAGAATTAAATAAGTTATTTTGATGAGTCTCTGGGTTTCATCATCTGTTCTGGTATGTGCTGTAATGACTAAGCATCAATGTGTCCTTTAATAACACTACAAGCCCAGAGGCAAGACGATATTGAACTAAACTGGGCttaattaagaaaataattacaACCGTTTCACAAAGAATGAGCAGTTAAAGTCTTGACTGGAGTAACTATGGCCtaagaaaaaataatataatttgaaaTGTCCCTGGAACTATGACAGATTATCAGTGTTTTTCCTgtttattaaataatacaaagaGTCTAAATTGCATTATGCACTTTGAGCTAAGAGTTGATTAGTTTAAATGTAACATTGCTGACATATATACCTCGCTGTATCTGTATTTTGTGAACATGTCACTTCTAAATCAGATTACTGCATTCTAAATAAGTGTAGGAGTATCTCGAATGAGCAAGATTTAAGTAAACAATCAAGGTGCCAATTAACTGGAAAAAGAGATTTAAAGAATCAAAGGTATATGCACCTGTAAAAGAAAACCTGCATATTCAACAGAATGAGCTGAACCGAAAGTAATGTAATGGCTCATTTTGTTCAGTGTAAACTTAACCACGACTCAATCTAATGAGATCATAATGGCTTGACAACATGTCAGGTAGTCATTGGGATTTTAACATTGTGAAATAGGGCTTGGCGTTATGATGATCTGCGAAATAGTTGAAATACGTCAATCTGTAGAAATGTTTCTACACTGTTTATACCAAGGTAGGCAAATTTAACTGCTTccaatgtggctcatccaatcagaatttagagtcggaACTATTGATTTTACAATATTAGTTAAATCAActgttacataatgtgaagctgtttttgccAGAAAACCTTACTAACCAAATAGGCAAATTAATTGAATACTGTTTGGCCATTTTGAGTCAGTAAGGGTGCTTTTACATTTGCTTCGACTGCTTGGACCAAacgagtttgtttcctcccccctcccACTGCATCATATTATGTCTATGTGGTCTGAACCATGCACCAATTTTGTCCTTAATGTGAGTACAAGAGGCAGCTGTTTACccctgtaactaggtaacaactaaagaagacatcagctttgcTGTGTTATTGAAGTATTTATCTCTTTGCATTTACCTCCAAAACTTTACACGCACAGAGTGACACGTGTTTGTCTGCTACTGATGCATTGAaagtgcaatgatgtgaagaatgCTCACGTTTGTCTGCCGTGAGCCCacgatgcattgcaagagatgtgaagaatgtgagctgctctatgAAGaggatttatttggagacaagcaggtatAAGAAAtacattataccacaataattgcGACCGGGAGTCTGCAAAGGTGCAAATTATATGTCATCACAAGCGATTCACTTTCGTGATTTGTTATGATTGCGTTCACATCAGCACACAGTACTGGAGTTCACATTaactgtaccccagaccaccttttcaagtggacttggTTGCAGTTCGCAGGTGCACACCTAACTCTGACGTCATTCGAACCCGGCACCCTAAGTTACATTTCTCTTATATCAGTTACTAAATCTACAGACAGAGTTGTCAATTACAGTTtttgttttcagatatttttaggGACTTTTGTGTAAGTATGGTGTAAAATAAGTGCTCATTTCATTTGAGCAATTTTGTGTGCATCTCTTTGGCtgttattaaattgtattattctaTAATGTCATTAAATTTGCTATCCTGCTCTGATATTACAGCTGAGTGGAATGTGTCTCCCATTCTCCCAACATTTCCTGAACATCTCTGTCATTGAAGCGCTCCACCTGCTCAGGTTATAGGAAGTCCCGCTGTCCCATGGTAACCCTGTGTCCCCTAAGAGTTCAGGCCAGAGTCTGGCCGGCACCCATGGGCCTGTCTCTCAGTATGATGTGGAGCAGGCGCTGCAGCACTTACTGAGAGTAATGGCCAATGTAAATGTCCACTGGAAATTTATTCTAGCCGGGTCAAAGGAAATTTGCCTTCCTGTATAAAAGAACTAAGCTTTAGAGGTGAACCCAATGTACTTGTAGGGAATAAGCCCTCAGTAAGCATAAAATGTCAATGTAATTTCTGAAAAATGAAACCTTTTTCAAACATTGCATTTCCCAAAGCCATCTTCAATATAGAtcatttggtaacattttacataaagttctatttgttaacatttgtaaatgcatagGTAtcaggaactaacaatgaacaatatttgttttttctgcatatattaaactttgttaatgttcatttataaagatacaattgttcattgttaatttgtgttagttcaaaatgcattaactaatgttaacatatacgtgcaacttttaattgtaaaaatgtattagaatatgttacaattaacattaaccctgaaagattaataagtgctgaaaatgtattattaatgttTAGTTAATTTCAACTAatttagttaactaatgttaaagaatacaaccttattgtaaagtgttataatAATTCTGATCATTTATCAACAGTTGTCCCACACCTTATTGCTTAAGTTAtggaaaatatcaaaatattaaatTTAGTCTGAAAATCTGTATACAGGAAATGTTAGCCTCCGTCacttattgcatcttttttccatgcagtgaaagtgaatggtgactgaggctaacatttttgCCTAACTCCTAtgctccatagaagaaagaaacttATACGGtttataacaacatgagggtgagtaaataatgacagaatttaattctGTGGGTGAGTGATGTCCCTTAATTTTGGACACTATATCCACTACATGCATCTAATTATGCCcaaaaaagttttcttttggACGCAAGGAAGTATTTATTCAAAGACAAGAAGCCTGGAGGCCTGGAAAACTGGTCAGCTGttacataatacacattcctTAAATCTTATGAAAAACCTTGAAGACCTTTGAGGAATTAGTTGAAATATTATCTTAAGCTTTAAGCTTCTCTCCTCACTGCTTATTGACTGAATAGACGAAGGGTTTTCAAACGTTTTCATGCCAAGGACCCACAAAGTATGCTGATCCACATACATTGGACCCACATTCGTATGTGAATTTTGTGAtccatcacaaaacattttagaccccatttagacctgtatttagggctgaccaaatgtgatcggatcacctgaaacgcatcttaataccaggtggaaacggggtcatagATGTGCAAACCT encodes the following:
- the LOC127454122 gene encoding inactive phospholipase C-like protein 2 → MAEFVAENCVVSSQNGGGKSAQPDDEAEGRAPCEVSVSNGDCGLGEPEKQGLENATSVVSDGKPGLPRKTSIIKDGSRRCKERKKTVSFSSMPTEKKISSASDCINSMVDGSELRKVRSNSRVYHRYFLLDADMQSLRWEPSKKESDKAKIDVKSIKEVRTGKNTDTFRTNGISDQISEDCAFSVIYGENYESLDLVANSADVANIWVTGLRYLISYGKHTLNMIQSSQDSMRASWLGDLFDEADVIGGKCISLCSAIQLIKKLSPGVKNVKIELKFKELHKAKDKTGCNVTKEKFIEVFHDLCTRPEIYFLLVQFSSNKEFLDTKDLMIFLEAEQGMAKVSEDISIEVIQKYEPSKEGQLKGWLSLDGFTNYLMSPDCHIFDPEQKTVCQDMNQPLSHYYINSSHNTYLIEDQFRGPSDITGYIRALKMGCRSVELDVWDGPDNEPVIYTGHTQTSQIVFRSVIDIINKYGFVASEFPLILCLENHCSLQQQKVVFQHLKKILGDKIHSDPPNIEDNYLPSPSELKGKILLKGKKLASNFTGSEGEVTDEDEGAEMSQRMNNEGGEQQTVAQPKRFQLSKDLSDLVTLCKSVRFKDFQTAFQNQKHWELCSFNEVFACRCATDFPGDFVNYNKKFLARVYPSPMRIDSSNMNPQDFWKCGCQLVAMNYQTPGLMMDLNIGWFRQNGNCGYVLRPAIMREQVSYFSANTKDSVPGVSPQLLHIKIISGQNFPKPKGSGAKGDVVDPYVYVEIHGIPADCAEQRTKTVHQNGDNPIFDESFEFQINLPELAMVRFVVLDDDYIGDEFIGQYTIPFECIQPGFRHIPLQSLTGEVLPHAWLFVHVAITNRRGGGKPHKRGLSVRKSKRGREYATMRILLIKSVDEVFKTAAQPLREATDLRENMQNAIVPFKELCGLSAVANLKQCILALSPRLIGPDNSPVLLFNLKDQYPTMEAQGLLPEVLKKVVTTYEMMIQTSQTLLENSDSVYDRILQVQKAAMEFHENLHVMAVKEGLKGRKLHKSVESFTWNITILKGQADLLKHARAEVLENLKQIHYAALTCNLVKGGGPGPSSGSDSKGRHSLEAIPEKAVGEEDITDEEN